A genomic region of Candidatus Poribacteria bacterium contains the following coding sequences:
- a CDS encoding alcohol dehydrogenase catalytic domain-containing protein, with protein sequence MKAAQFYGGKDIRVETVPDPTPEDGQVLVQVEAAGICGSDLHGYHHQPEQPLSPRIGGHELMGEIIDIGSSVTGYDKGARVAVEPITPCNDCPECYTGNYNICVNLRHGGGGFAEFMVARTPNVYALPESVSAEGGALAEVYAVAVHAVNRAMVSPGDRVAIIGSGPVGLTIAQVADVAGATSIAMLGKPDGPIQIAHEAVRAVPINVDKTNPVEAIMDWSDGRGADVVFEAVGGTANTLEQATEIASKRGTVCMVGGHRTPLTFTERFARSRELTVVWSFCYGRRGGKTEFQVAIDLLAAGKLDPNPLVTHRFNLDDISEAFAVAAGRDEHGSVKVLVTPND encoded by the coding sequence GTGAAAGCGGCACAATTTTACGGCGGAAAAGACATTAGAGTTGAAACCGTACCAGATCCAACCCCTGAAGACGGACAAGTGCTGGTGCAGGTAGAAGCGGCAGGGATCTGTGGCAGCGATCTACACGGATACCACCATCAACCAGAGCAACCTTTATCGCCCCGTATCGGTGGACATGAGTTGATGGGAGAAATTATTGATATAGGTAGCAGTGTTACAGGCTATGACAAAGGGGCGCGCGTGGCGGTTGAACCGATTACCCCGTGTAATGATTGCCCGGAGTGCTACACCGGTAATTATAACATCTGTGTGAATTTGCGGCATGGTGGGGGCGGTTTTGCGGAATTTATGGTCGCACGGACACCCAATGTCTATGCTTTGCCAGAGAGCGTCTCTGCTGAAGGGGGTGCGTTGGCAGAGGTCTACGCTGTAGCGGTTCATGCTGTCAACAGAGCGATGGTATCACCGGGGGATCGCGTTGCCATTATCGGAAGTGGTCCTGTCGGATTGACGATTGCCCAGGTTGCGGATGTCGCAGGGGCGACCTCTATTGCTATGCTCGGAAAACCAGACGGACCGATACAGATCGCGCACGAAGCGGTGAGGGCTGTGCCTATTAATGTGGATAAGACGAACCCTGTCGAGGCGATTATGGACTGGAGCGATGGTAGAGGGGCGGATGTTGTTTTTGAAGCCGTCGGTGGCACGGCGAACACGCTGGAACAGGCGACGGAGATCGCGTCAAAACGCGGGACGGTCTGTATGGTCGGTGGGCATCGTACGCCACTCACCTTTACAGAACGGTTTGCCCGGAGTCGAGAGCTGACAGTCGTCTGGTCATTCTGTTACGGCAGACGCGGCGGAAAGACGGAATTTCAAGTGGCTATCGACCTACTCGCCGCGGGTAAACTCGATCCGAATCCGTTGGTTACACACAGGTTTAACTTGGACGATATTAGTGAGGCATTCGCTGTTGCAGCAGGTCGCGATGAACACGGGTCTGTTAAAGTGCTAGTGACACCGAATGATTAG